Proteins encoded in a region of the Mucilaginibacter sabulilitoris genome:
- a CDS encoding SDR family NAD(P)-dependent oxidoreductase, whose amino-acid sequence MISETKVAIITGGASGLGLATTKKFVENGIKTIMISRNEQKLAETAAKFGPLCVYKSYDLNDLAGIPALINEIVKEYGIPDILVNNAGINQKKDFLDVTDEDFQHVLQTNLISVFAISREVIKYMTEKESGSVVNISSMASRYGIPYVIAYSATKAAIEGMTRAMSTELSPKGIRVNCVAPGFIATDMSAQALNNDPERKNKVMSRTPMGKLGEPTDIAEAVYYLASDAAKYVTGTVLVVDGGNSVGF is encoded by the coding sequence ATGATTTCTGAAACTAAAGTTGCTATCATTACCGGCGGCGCCTCGGGCCTGGGTTTAGCAACAACTAAGAAGTTTGTTGAAAACGGCATCAAAACTATCATGATTAGCCGCAACGAACAAAAACTGGCTGAAACAGCCGCAAAATTTGGCCCCCTTTGTGTTTATAAATCATATGATTTGAATGATCTGGCGGGTATTCCTGCGCTTATTAACGAAATTGTAAAAGAATATGGTATACCTGACATTTTGGTAAACAATGCCGGTATCAATCAAAAAAAAGATTTTCTTGATGTTACGGATGAAGATTTTCAGCATGTTTTGCAAACTAACTTAATATCAGTATTTGCCATTAGCCGCGAAGTGATCAAATATATGACTGAAAAAGAATCTGGAAGTGTTGTTAATATCAGTTCAATGGCGTCAAGGTACGGCATACCCTATGTTATCGCCTATTCGGCCACCAAGGCGGCCATTGAAGGCATGACCCGGGCTATGTCAACCGAACTTTCGCCGAAAGGCATCCGTGTCAACTGCGTTGCTCCGGGCTTTATCGCTACAGACATGTCGGCCCAGGCGCTTAACAACGACCCGGAGCGGAAAAACAAGGTTATGTCCAGGACACCGATGGGAAAGTTGGGCGAACCGACCGATATTGCCGAAGCCGTTTACTACCTGGCTTCTGATGCAGCTAAGTATGTAACCGGTACGGTTTTAGTTGTAGACGGCGGTAACTCTGTTGGTTTTTAG
- a CDS encoding LacI family DNA-binding transcriptional regulator: MADNGKDITIYDIAKKLDISAATVSRGLQDHPRVNKNTKKLIRKTAEEMGYHFNSFASNLRKKKSKVIGVIVPRLNSNFMSDVIAGIEKVVNNANYGLFISQSLETMQREISNADAMLNNRVEGLLVSLAYNTTDVDHFREFIRRKTPVIFFDRVTELENCPLIHIDNFKAAYEITLHLIDQGCKRIVHITGNLLRNVYKDRFDGYKKALEDRGIPFDDSLVIVNDLSAAAGTVAAQQILQMTPLPDGVFSSNDICAIACMLAVKQAGIKIPQQLAFAGFNNDPTCCVVEPNLTTVNYKGYEMGEVAAKMMINYLTDKDSVQPAHSVILRSELLVRESSLRK; encoded by the coding sequence ATGGCAGATAACGGAAAAGACATAACAATTTATGATATCGCGAAAAAGCTTGACATTTCTGCCGCTACCGTGAGCCGGGGACTTCAAGACCATCCCCGGGTTAACAAAAACACCAAAAAGCTGATTAGAAAAACTGCCGAAGAAATGGGATATCATTTTAACAGCTTTGCCAGTAATTTACGCAAAAAGAAAAGTAAAGTTATTGGAGTCATTGTTCCGCGTCTTAACAGCAACTTCATGTCTGATGTGATTGCCGGTATTGAAAAAGTTGTTAACAACGCGAATTACGGCCTTTTCATTAGCCAGTCATTGGAGACGATGCAACGGGAAATCAGCAACGCTGACGCTATGTTGAATAACCGGGTGGAGGGTTTGTTAGTATCTCTTGCTTATAATACAACAGATGTTGACCACTTTAGAGAATTTATCAGACGAAAAACACCTGTCATATTCTTTGACCGGGTAACTGAACTCGAAAATTGCCCGCTTATCCATATTGATAATTTTAAAGCAGCCTATGAAATTACCTTGCATTTGATTGACCAGGGCTGTAAACGCATTGTTCATATTACAGGCAACTTACTAAGGAATGTTTATAAAGATCGTTTTGACGGATACAAAAAAGCACTGGAAGACAGGGGGATACCGTTTGACGACAGCCTGGTAATTGTTAACGATTTAAGCGCAGCCGCCGGTACCGTCGCTGCTCAGCAAATTTTACAAATGACACCCTTGCCGGATGGTGTATTTTCATCAAATGATATTTGCGCTATTGCCTGTATGTTAGCGGTTAAGCAGGCGGGGATTAAAATACCCCAGCAACTTGCCTTTGCAGGATTTAACAATGACCCCACATGCTGCGTGGTTGAACCAAATCTTACCACAGTAAATTACAAGGGCTATGAGATGGGAGAAGTAGCCGCTAAAATGATGATCAATTATCTAACTGACAAGGATAGCGTACAGCCTGCTCATAGTGTTATCTTACGCTCCGAGCTTTTGGTACGAGAATCTTCATTAAGAAAGTAA
- the uxuA gene encoding mannonate dehydratase — MIPNLEQTFRWFGPNDPVTLKAIKQTGATGIVTALHHIPCGDVWSVEEIQKRKTLIERAGFRWSVVESVNIHESIKIGSLERDEYISKYIETLKNLNKCGIGIVCYNFMPVLDWTRTHLDYRLNNGASALRFHAPALAAFDLYILQRDGAYKDFTPEQQNVAKAYFDSLGEQEKEVLKNTILAGLPGTEEVYTVEEFKEHLQKYLTVNAQVLKGNLAYFLQSVIPEAERLGIKMCIHPDDPPFPVLGLPRVVCNERDLHEVVNAYPSPSNGITLCTGSLGANPGNDIPGIVDRLGAHIHFLHLRNVRLEPDGSFYEDEHLAGSTNMYEVMKSIVKEQIRRKLAVRDDIAIPMRPDHGHKILDDYRYDTYPGYSVIGRLKGLAELRGLEMGIKKGIEEVV, encoded by the coding sequence ATGATACCCAATTTAGAGCAAACCTTTCGGTGGTTTGGACCAAATGATCCGGTTACCTTAAAAGCCATCAAACAAACAGGCGCTACAGGAATAGTAACGGCACTCCATCACATCCCTTGTGGTGATGTTTGGAGCGTTGAAGAAATACAAAAAAGAAAAACATTAATTGAGAGGGCCGGCTTCAGATGGTCGGTGGTGGAAAGTGTAAATATTCATGAAAGCATTAAGATAGGTTCATTAGAGCGGGATGAATATATCAGTAAATACATCGAAACACTTAAAAACCTGAATAAATGCGGCATTGGTATTGTTTGCTACAACTTTATGCCTGTGCTCGATTGGACGCGTACACATCTGGATTATCGTTTAAACAATGGTGCTTCGGCTTTGCGTTTTCACGCGCCGGCACTTGCAGCATTCGATTTGTATATTTTACAGCGGGATGGCGCTTACAAAGATTTTACTCCCGAACAACAAAATGTTGCTAAAGCCTATTTTGATAGCCTCGGCGAGCAAGAAAAGGAAGTTCTGAAAAATACCATATTGGCAGGTTTACCTGGTACAGAAGAGGTATATACCGTTGAAGAATTTAAGGAGCACCTGCAAAAATATTTAACGGTTAATGCACAAGTGCTCAAAGGTAATCTTGCTTATTTTCTGCAATCCGTTATACCTGAAGCAGAGCGTTTAGGTATTAAAATGTGCATCCATCCTGATGATCCGCCATTTCCGGTGCTGGGATTACCACGTGTAGTTTGCAATGAGCGGGATTTACATGAGGTAGTAAATGCTTATCCGTCACCATCCAATGGTATCACCCTTTGCACGGGCTCTCTTGGTGCAAATCCCGGGAATGATATTCCTGGTATTGTAGACCGTTTGGGCGCTCATATTCACTTTTTACACTTGCGTAATGTAAGGCTTGAACCCGATGGCAGCTTTTACGAAGATGAGCACCTGGCCGGTAGTACCAACATGTATGAGGTGATGAAAAGTATTGTAAAAGAACAGATCCGACGAAAATTGGCCGTGAGAGATGATATTGCCATACCAATGCGGCCAGATCATGGACATAAAATACTTGATGACTACCGTTATGATACTTATCCTGGCTACTCGGTTATCGGCCGCTTGAAAGGACTGGCAGAGTTACGCGGCCTGGAGATGGGTATTAAAAAAGGAATAGAAGAAGTAGTGTAA
- a CDS encoding glycosyl hydrolase 115 family protein, with protein MKKIIIISLLVLTAWAVRGQAPGRESYVTEKNGAGYFPLFVAEKPVFIYTDGRDYAGVKRAANSMMGDIKSVTGNLPKLTDKMNAKHIVLIGTLGKNDKIDQLVSRKKINVAAIEGKWETYFIQIVQKPFPGVESALVIAGSDKRGTIYGCYDLSAQIGVSPWYWWADVPVKHKKNLYILPGRHTDGEPAVKYRGIFINDEAPAFSGWAHEKFGGVNHQVYEKVFELILRLKGNYLWPAMWGNAFNDDDKLNPVLADEYGVVMGTSHHEPMDRAQQEWKRYGKGEWNYEANKQVLQDFWRKGIENMGSKETIVTVGMRGDGDMPMTEGSNISLLETIVKDQRQIIKEVLKKDPAEVPQMWALYKEVQDYYDKGMRVPDDVTLLLCDDNWGNIRKLPSLTEKPRKGGYGIYYHFDYVGGPRNYKWLNTNPISKTWEQMHLAYAYNARQVWIVNVGDLKPMELPISFFLDYAWNPSRWTADNLRWYTEAWVKQQFGAQHVKEISAILTRYTLYNGRKKPELLDQNTYSLTNYQEFEKVVADYNQLRDKAERISAIIAPQYKDAYYELVLHPVRACANLNEMYLEAAKNKYYAEIGNAQAANAAAVKVKTFFDKDKEISNYYNTVLANGKWNHMMDQTHIGYTYWQQPPINKMPDLAESDPSHPKSIALLPVYHSQPTDHGTPPKVFNEHEGYIAIEAQYFNKAIKSDTVSWMVIPDYGNTQSGVTPWPVTASRVRSALNTPHLEYDINLTDTGMVSVYTCVSPTLDFRNKDGLFYAISIDDENPQLVNITTTVDGKEWAMAVSDNIRKLVTKHHITKAGKHLLKYWMVDPAVVVQKLIIDAGGLKSSYLGPPER; from the coding sequence ATGAAAAAAATCATAATAATCTCTTTACTTGTATTAACGGCATGGGCCGTGCGCGGCCAGGCGCCCGGGCGCGAAAGCTATGTTACTGAAAAGAATGGAGCGGGGTATTTCCCTTTGTTCGTTGCAGAAAAACCTGTATTTATTTATACAGATGGCCGGGATTATGCAGGCGTTAAAAGAGCTGCAAACAGTATGATGGGCGATATTAAATCGGTAACAGGTAACTTGCCTAAACTTACTGATAAGATGAATGCGAAACATATTGTGCTCATCGGAACCCTTGGTAAGAATGATAAGATTGACCAGCTGGTCAGCCGGAAAAAAATCAACGTTGCTGCAATCGAAGGCAAATGGGAAACTTACTTTATTCAAATAGTACAAAAGCCCTTTCCGGGTGTTGAAAGTGCGCTGGTTATAGCAGGCAGCGACAAACGCGGGACCATTTACGGTTGCTATGATCTTTCGGCGCAGATTGGTGTTTCGCCTTGGTATTGGTGGGCGGATGTTCCTGTCAAACACAAAAAAAACTTATATATACTTCCCGGCAGGCATACTGATGGCGAACCGGCCGTAAAGTATCGTGGAATATTCATTAACGATGAGGCTCCGGCATTTTCGGGTTGGGCGCACGAAAAATTCGGTGGCGTAAATCACCAGGTGTATGAAAAAGTATTTGAACTTATTCTGCGGCTTAAGGGTAATTATTTGTGGCCGGCCATGTGGGGAAACGCCTTTAATGATGATGATAAGCTAAACCCTGTATTGGCAGATGAATATGGCGTGGTAATGGGCACATCTCACCATGAACCAATGGACAGGGCGCAGCAGGAGTGGAAACGTTACGGAAAGGGTGAGTGGAATTACGAAGCCAACAAGCAAGTATTGCAGGATTTCTGGCGTAAAGGCATTGAAAATATGGGTTCAAAAGAAACCATTGTTACCGTCGGGATGCGGGGCGACGGCGATATGCCCATGACTGAAGGTAGTAACATATCACTACTTGAAACCATTGTTAAAGATCAGCGGCAGATTATTAAGGAGGTGCTCAAAAAAGATCCGGCTGAGGTTCCGCAAATGTGGGCGTTATATAAAGAGGTACAGGATTACTATGATAAAGGCATGCGGGTGCCGGATGATGTTACCCTGCTGCTTTGCGATGATAACTGGGGCAATATCCGTAAACTCCCATCATTAACCGAAAAGCCACGCAAGGGCGGTTATGGTATCTATTACCATTTTGACTATGTAGGCGGACCGCGTAACTATAAATGGCTCAATACTAATCCCATCTCAAAAACCTGGGAGCAAATGCACCTGGCTTATGCTTATAATGCGAGGCAGGTATGGATTGTTAATGTTGGTGATCTGAAGCCGATGGAGTTACCGATCAGTTTCTTTCTTGACTATGCCTGGAATCCCAGCCGCTGGACAGCCGACAATCTTCGCTGGTATACAGAGGCGTGGGTTAAACAGCAATTCGGAGCGCAGCATGTTAAAGAGATATCTGCGATACTTACCCGGTATACACTTTATAATGGAAGAAAGAAGCCGGAACTGCTTGACCAGAATACCTATAGCCTAACCAATTACCAGGAGTTTGAGAAAGTAGTGGCAGATTATAACCAACTGAGAGATAAAGCTGAAAGAATATCGGCCATTATTGCACCCCAATATAAAGATGCCTATTATGAACTGGTACTGCACCCGGTGCGGGCTTGTGCTAATCTGAATGAGATGTATTTGGAAGCAGCCAAAAACAAGTACTATGCAGAGATAGGGAATGCGCAGGCTGCAAATGCAGCTGCTGTAAAAGTGAAAACGTTTTTTGATAAGGATAAGGAAATCTCAAATTACTACAACACAGTGCTGGCTAACGGTAAGTGGAATCACATGATGGATCAAACCCATATCGGCTATACCTATTGGCAGCAGCCGCCAATCAATAAAATGCCTGATTTGGCTGAGTCAGATCCTTCCCATCCAAAATCGATCGCTTTGTTACCGGTCTACCACTCGCAGCCCACAGATCACGGTACTCCTCCAAAGGTTTTTAACGAACATGAAGGCTATATTGCCATTGAAGCCCAATATTTCAATAAGGCTATAAAAAGCGATACAGTAAGCTGGATGGTGATACCTGATTATGGTAATACACAATCAGGTGTTACGCCGTGGCCGGTAACTGCCTCAAGAGTGAGGTCCGCATTAAACACGCCGCACCTCGAATATGATATAAATCTAACGGATACAGGAATGGTGTCTGTATATACCTGCGTATCGCCTACGCTCGACTTTAGGAACAAGGATGGGCTATTTTACGCGATATCTATTGATGATGAAAACCCGCAGTTAGTTAATATCACTACTACGGTAGACGGTAAGGAATGGGCGATGGCAGTAAGCGATAATATCCGTAAGCTGGTGACTAAACATCATATAACCAAAGCCGGCAAACATTTACTTAAATACTGGATGGTTGATCCTGCGGTAGTAGTTCAAAAGTTGATAATTGATGCCGGAGGGTTGAAGTCAAGCTATTTGGGTCCGCCGGAAAGATAG
- a CDS encoding endo-1,4-beta-xylanase, translating to MRNHIKHIGVKLCIVLNLLMVMRSVAQTETGKELKESYRNYFPIGVAVSARTLKDPAQSELILRQFNSITPENAMKMGPIHPEENRYFWRDADSIVAFAQKHNLRVRGHNLCWHEQTPKWLFYDKNGKLVTKEVLLRRLRDHIYNVVGRYKGKIYAWDVVNEAVSDDSTRLLRNSLWYQICGEDFILKAFQYAHEVDPQAILFYNDYNTERPEKRERVYRLLKKLVDAKVPVNAVGLQAHWSFDEPTSNELIATVKKFASLGLKVQITELDISVYPWEKNHRTLRPGEDTSYSPEREQKQADQYDMVFKVFRKYKKYITGVTFWNVSDRYTWLDTYPVEGRKNYPLLFDQNLQPKKAYWRVVNF from the coding sequence ATGAGAAACCATATTAAACATATAGGCGTAAAATTATGCATAGTGCTTAATCTATTGATGGTGATGAGATCGGTTGCACAAACTGAAACTGGAAAAGAATTAAAGGAGAGCTATCGAAATTATTTTCCAATAGGAGTGGCCGTGTCTGCCCGCACATTGAAAGATCCGGCACAATCTGAATTGATATTAAGACAATTTAACAGCATTACTCCGGAGAATGCCATGAAGATGGGGCCTATTCACCCGGAAGAGAACCGGTATTTCTGGCGTGACGCCGATTCCATAGTGGCGTTTGCACAAAAACATAATTTGCGTGTAAGAGGGCATAACCTTTGCTGGCACGAACAAACACCCAAGTGGCTGTTTTACGACAAGAATGGCAAACTGGTAACTAAAGAGGTTTTGCTAAGACGTCTCAGGGACCATATTTACAATGTAGTAGGCCGCTATAAAGGGAAAATTTATGCATGGGATGTGGTCAATGAAGCAGTTTCCGATGACAGTACCAGGTTACTGCGTAACTCCTTATGGTACCAGATTTGTGGCGAAGATTTCATTTTAAAAGCCTTTCAGTATGCGCATGAAGTCGACCCGCAGGCGATACTTTTTTATAACGATTATAATACAGAGCGCCCTGAAAAACGTGAAAGGGTGTACAGATTGCTCAAAAAGCTGGTAGATGCAAAGGTGCCGGTAAATGCTGTCGGCTTGCAGGCACATTGGTCTTTCGATGAACCCACTTCAAATGAACTTATAGCCACCGTTAAAAAATTTGCCTCTTTAGGATTAAAGGTACAGATTACAGAACTTGATATTTCCGTATATCCGTGGGAAAAGAACCATCGTACGTTAAGGCCCGGAGAGGATACATCTTATTCGCCTGAGCGCGAGCAAAAGCAGGCTGATCAGTACGATATGGTATTTAAGGTGTTCCGGAAATATAAAAAATACATTACCGGCGTAACGTTCTGGAATGTTTCAGACCGTTACACCTGGCTGGATACCTATCCTGTTGAGGGCCGCAAAAATTATCCTTTACTGTTCGATCAAAACTTACAGCCCAAGAAAGCATACTGGCGGGTGGTTAATTTTTAA
- a CDS encoding sialate O-acetylesterase, producing the protein MMKIKSLFILTMFLLVGYTSYSEVRLPKLISNGMVLQRNAKIKVWGWASAGEKLMVKFNNRSFKTNTATDGKWMIILPPMKAGGPFTMQIDGTNHILLTDILIGDVWICSGQSNMVHQMKLHSVRYAKEIAAANNPAIRHFWVANATNMQESQQDVPGGSWKKTEPVNIGEFSAVAYFFADALYQKYHIPIGLINASWGGTPIEAWMSDESLKTFPDIENIATRNRDTAFVNKLKRGPVHAVPLHQPEDRGLTEKWFAPDYIPKGWRRIAVPGYWEDQGVHNLDGVVWYRREFNIPQSMLTAPAKVFMGRIVDADVMYINGKQVGTTAYMYPQRRYTIPEGVLKPGKNLFVVRVTNNAGKGGFVPDKPYQLIAGADTVDLTGYWQYKVGLVKVPQHVFSGGGSFNAQNQPTALYNSMIAPLLNYGIKGFLWYQGEANTGKADQYANLQPAMIADWRQKFQNPDAPFLFVQLPGFMDMNYLPSESQWAAFREAQAASLSVPNTAMAVAIDIGEWNDIHPDAKKEVGERLALAAQKTAYHDNEVVASGPVFQSATIDDNKITVVFKSVGLGLVTKDNEEPQEFAIAGADKVFVWAKAKIENNTVVLTSDEVPHPMYVRYAWADDPVNPNLINKEGLPAAPFRTDKP; encoded by the coding sequence ATGATGAAAATAAAAAGCCTGTTCATATTGACAATGTTTCTGCTTGTAGGATATACTTCGTATTCGGAAGTACGCTTGCCAAAACTGATCAGTAATGGTATGGTGCTGCAACGCAACGCAAAAATAAAAGTATGGGGATGGGCATCGGCAGGGGAAAAACTTATGGTTAAGTTTAACAACAGATCATTCAAAACCAATACCGCTACTGACGGGAAATGGATGATAATACTACCGCCCATGAAGGCCGGCGGACCGTTCACCATGCAAATTGACGGAACAAATCACATTTTATTAACTGACATTCTTATCGGTGATGTATGGATCTGCTCGGGGCAGTCAAATATGGTTCATCAAATGAAATTACATAGTGTCCGGTACGCCAAAGAAATTGCTGCCGCAAACAACCCGGCAATCCGGCATTTTTGGGTAGCGAATGCTACGAATATGCAGGAATCGCAACAGGATGTCCCTGGTGGTTCATGGAAAAAAACCGAACCAGTCAATATTGGCGAATTTTCTGCTGTTGCTTATTTTTTTGCTGACGCACTTTATCAAAAATATCACATCCCTATTGGGTTAATCAACGCAAGTTGGGGCGGTACTCCGATTGAGGCCTGGATGAGTGATGAAAGTCTTAAAACTTTTCCAGACATTGAAAATATAGCAACGAGGAACAGAGACACGGCCTTCGTTAACAAATTGAAAAGAGGGCCGGTACATGCTGTCCCGCTGCATCAGCCGGAAGATCGTGGGCTAACCGAAAAGTGGTTCGCCCCCGATTACATACCAAAAGGATGGCGCAGAATTGCAGTTCCTGGTTATTGGGAAGATCAGGGCGTTCATAACCTGGATGGTGTAGTATGGTATCGCCGGGAGTTTAATATTCCACAGTCAATGCTTACCGCGCCGGCAAAGGTTTTTATGGGTCGTATCGTTGACGCGGATGTCATGTACATCAATGGAAAGCAAGTTGGTACCACCGCTTATATGTATCCGCAACGGCGTTATACCATTCCCGAAGGGGTACTGAAACCGGGCAAAAACTTGTTCGTGGTGCGCGTTACCAATAACGCCGGTAAAGGTGGCTTTGTGCCTGATAAACCTTATCAACTTATTGCCGGGGCCGACACGGTTGACCTGACCGGATACTGGCAATACAAGGTTGGCCTCGTAAAAGTTCCGCAGCACGTTTTCTCGGGTGGAGGTAGCTTTAACGCTCAAAATCAGCCAACTGCATTGTATAATTCCATGATTGCCCCTTTGCTTAATTATGGAATTAAAGGATTTCTGTGGTACCAGGGGGAAGCAAATACAGGTAAAGCTGACCAGTATGCTAACCTACAACCGGCAATGATTGCCGACTGGCGGCAAAAATTCCAAAATCCGGATGCGCCGTTTCTTTTTGTTCAGCTCCCCGGATTCATGGACATGAATTATTTACCTTCCGAAAGTCAATGGGCCGCCTTTCGCGAGGCGCAGGCAGCTTCATTATCCGTTCCAAACACAGCTATGGCCGTGGCTATTGATATTGGTGAGTGGAATGATATTCACCCCGATGCGAAAAAGGAAGTAGGCGAGCGACTTGCCTTAGCAGCGCAAAAAACAGCTTATCATGATAATGAGGTAGTAGCCTCGGGACCGGTTTTCCAATCAGCAACCATTGATGACAATAAAATCACCGTTGTTTTTAAGTCGGTCGGCCTTGGTTTAGTCACCAAAGATAATGAGGAGCCACAGGAGTTCGCAATTGCTGGAGCTGACAAGGTATTTGTTTGGGCGAAGGCAAAAATTGAAAATAATACAGTCGTGCTAACAAGTGATGAAGTACCTCATCCGATGTATGTACGTTATGCCTGGGCCGACGATCCGGTTAACCCGAACCTGATTAACAAAGAAGGTTTACCTGCCGCACCTTTCCGAACCGATAAACCCTAA
- a CDS encoding alpha-glucuronidase family glycosyl hydrolase, producing the protein MRPVILFRKILLTVLTVAATSTVWADNGYKLWLEYHKITDAAKVKIYTSQLGTTFFQTKSAQSGVAYNELSSGLIDMLNLKPVKVSSVKDGGLIIGTRNELRDIDHVIAADSLFERIGNEGYIIKNIVIAGRKKVVVTANTDIGILYGVFGFLRLLETQTDINKLNIVEYPRTMYRILDHWDNLNRTVERGYAGASIWNWHKLPGYIDQRYIDYARANASVGINGSVLNNVNANALILTTDYLIKVKALADAFRPYGIKVYLSVKFSSPIEIGKLKTADPLDPQVQQWWKDKANEIYHYIPDFGGFLVKANSEGQPGPQTYGRTHADGANMLADALAPHHGIVMWRAFVYDNNVPDDRAKQAYNEFKPFDGKFRPNVIIQVKNGAIDFQPREPFHPLFGAMPNTSLMIEFQLTQEYLGFSTHLVFEAPLFKECLDADTYAMGKGASVANILEGKYNRKLITGMAGVANIGSDINWCGHPFAQANWFAFGRLAWNPGQSSDKIADEWLRMTFNNDLTFVKPMKRVMLQSRETAVNYMTPLGLHHIMGVNTHYGPGPWVDDAGRADWTAVYYHKADSGGIGFNRTSTGSNAVSQYLIPVRDRFENLNTCPEKYLLWFHHVKWTYPTKSGRNLWNELVYRYYTGVDSVKSMQQIWNNMASKVDAERFTAVKQLMSIQYQEAQRWRDACVLYFQTFSQLPIPPGYETPAHALSYYRDQKFLMAPGIGGNQ; encoded by the coding sequence ATGAGACCTGTGATATTATTCAGAAAGATATTGCTGACTGTTCTGACAGTCGCGGCAACCAGCACCGTTTGGGCTGATAACGGCTATAAACTATGGCTGGAATATCATAAAATAACGGATGCAGCCAAGGTGAAAATTTATACATCACAATTGGGAACAACTTTTTTTCAGACAAAATCGGCACAAAGTGGGGTCGCTTACAATGAGCTTTCTTCCGGATTGATAGACATGCTTAATCTCAAGCCTGTTAAAGTAAGTAGCGTGAAAGATGGTGGGCTGATTATCGGTACGCGTAACGAATTGCGTGATATAGATCATGTTATAGCAGCCGATAGCCTTTTTGAGCGTATTGGCAATGAAGGGTACATTATAAAAAATATCGTTATAGCCGGAAGAAAAAAAGTTGTGGTGACTGCAAACACGGATATTGGAATATTGTATGGTGTTTTTGGTTTTCTACGGCTACTTGAAACACAAACAGATATTAATAAATTGAACATTGTCGAATATCCGCGAACAATGTACCGCATACTTGATCACTGGGATAACCTGAACCGGACCGTTGAACGCGGATACGCAGGTGCATCTATCTGGAATTGGCATAAACTGCCAGGATACATCGATCAGCGGTATATTGATTATGCCCGCGCCAATGCCTCTGTCGGTATTAATGGTTCTGTATTAAATAACGTAAATGCCAACGCGCTGATACTCACAACAGATTATTTGATAAAGGTAAAAGCATTGGCAGATGCCTTTCGGCCTTATGGCATCAAAGTTTACCTGTCTGTTAAATTTAGCAGTCCGATAGAAATTGGTAAACTAAAAACAGCAGATCCACTTGATCCGCAAGTACAGCAGTGGTGGAAAGATAAGGCAAATGAAATTTACCATTATATTCCGGACTTTGGCGGTTTTTTGGTCAAGGCTAATTCAGAGGGCCAACCAGGGCCGCAAACTTACGGGCGAACTCATGCCGACGGTGCTAATATGCTCGCAGACGCTTTGGCACCTCATCATGGCATTGTGATGTGGCGTGCGTTTGTGTATGATAACAATGTTCCTGATGATCGGGCTAAACAGGCTTACAATGAATTTAAGCCTTTTGATGGTAAGTTCAGACCTAATGTGATTATCCAGGTTAAGAATGGTGCGATAGATTTTCAACCTCGTGAACCGTTTCACCCATTATTTGGTGCAATGCCTAATACTTCGCTGATGATCGAGTTTCAGCTTACCCAAGAGTATCTGGGGTTCTCCACTCATTTGGTTTTCGAAGCGCCTTTGTTTAAAGAGTGCCTTGATGCTGATACCTATGCCATGGGTAAGGGGGCTTCGGTAGCAAATATCCTGGAAGGTAAATACAATCGCAAGCTGATAACCGGAATGGCCGGTGTTGCAAATATTGGTTCTGATATCAACTGGTGCGGTCATCCGTTTGCCCAAGCCAATTGGTTTGCATTTGGGAGGTTAGCATGGAACCCCGGACAAAGTTCGGATAAAATTGCAGATGAATGGCTTCGTATGACCTTCAATAACGATCTGACCTTTGTTAAGCCCATGAAACGGGTTATGCTGCAGTCAAGGGAAACCGCGGTAAATTATATGACCCCGCTGGGTTTACACCATATTATGGGTGTAAATACGCATTATGGGCCGGGCCCCTGGGTAGATGACGCCGGACGCGCCGACTGGACGGCTGTTTATTATCATAAAGCTGATTCCGGTGGCATAGGTTTTAACCGTACAAGTACAGGTAGTAATGCAGTTAGCCAATACCTTATACCTGTACGTGATAGGTTTGAAAATTTGAACACTTGTCCGGAAAAATATTTGCTGTGGTTTCACCACGTAAAATGGACTTACCCTACAAAATCAGGCCGTAATCTTTGGAATGAATTAGTCTATAGATATTATACGGGCGTTGATTCGGTTAAAAGTATGCAGCAAATATGGAATAATATGGCTTCAAAGGTGGATGCAGAACGTTTTACAGCTGTGAAGCAATTAATGAGCATACAATATCAGGAGGCGCAGCGCTGGCGGGATGCATGCGTGTTGTATTTTCAGACTTTCTCGCAGCTGCCGATACCGCCCGGATATGAAACACCTGCTCATGCGCTGTCCTATTATCGTGACCAAAAGTTTCTTATGGCGCCCGGTATAGGGGGCAATCAATAA